The Candidatus Neomarinimicrobiota bacterium genome window below encodes:
- a CDS encoding anaerobic glycerol-3-phosphate dehydrogenase subunit C: PFAEDGTVHYSQVGDYLKKVTEIFQSEGVAGTAYGHAGNGNLHIRPMLDLRDKADVDKMTVIAERCHEVVREMNGTMTGEHADGLARTPYMRDFFPELYPLFEKIKSLFDPDNIMNPGKIVSDSPQSVSENLRYGAGYTVTETGTFLNEERWNSTAELCHGCGTCIQYCPVSVATNDESSTARAKANLFRGVLSGKLSAESLLTPEFNSVIDECVNCKLCLVECPTEVNIPGLAQEARAYYVSQKGSTLGGRMLGATKQLSELSAYLSPLSNIFLNSRIFRKPLTKLAGIHPERKIQKFRRGSIQSNTFPYILKGERDEVVYFAGCHAHYSDPRGELKSTVRLLEKLGVKARMPDWRCCGAARLSLGLREAAVEDAKQNVELLLPYVRRGMKIITSSGSCGFAMKFELPELVRSKEAEEVASAVVDLYEYLGELDALDAFDGEWSPINKKVVYHQPCQHRAQNTGYDISQLLGKIPEMELIQVEKACCGIAGTFGYKVENFDLSMKMGEPLFREIRKSSADYVLTGTGTCQLQISQGTDLPSIHPVTILNRSFSPKLKT; the protein is encoded by the coding sequence TTCCCTTCGCTGAGGACGGCACGGTGCATTACTCTCAGGTAGGTGATTATTTGAAGAAGGTAACGGAGATATTCCAATCGGAAGGAGTCGCCGGCACGGCGTACGGTCATGCGGGCAACGGGAATCTTCATATCCGTCCGATGCTCGATTTAAGAGACAAGGCTGACGTTGATAAGATGACGGTCATAGCGGAGCGTTGTCATGAAGTGGTGAGGGAGATGAACGGAACGATGACCGGTGAGCATGCCGACGGACTCGCCCGCACGCCGTATATGAGAGATTTCTTCCCTGAATTGTATCCTCTCTTCGAGAAGATAAAGAGTCTCTTCGACCCCGATAACATCATGAATCCGGGTAAGATAGTTTCCGACTCCCCGCAGAGTGTTTCTGAAAACCTAAGGTACGGCGCGGGATACACGGTGACCGAAACAGGCACGTTTCTCAATGAGGAGAGATGGAACTCGACCGCGGAGCTCTGCCACGGATGCGGAACCTGTATTCAATACTGCCCGGTTTCGGTGGCAACTAATGATGAATCGTCCACCGCCCGGGCGAAGGCGAACCTGTTTCGGGGTGTGCTTTCAGGGAAGTTATCCGCTGAGTCGCTGTTAACCCCTGAATTCAATTCGGTAATTGACGAGTGCGTAAATTGTAAGCTGTGCCTTGTGGAGTGCCCGACCGAAGTAAACATACCCGGTCTGGCGCAGGAGGCGCGGGCGTATTACGTCTCCCAGAAAGGGTCGACGCTGGGGGGACGGATGCTCGGGGCGACGAAACAGCTGTCGGAACTCTCAGCCTATTTGAGTCCGCTCTCGAATATCTTTCTTAATTCAAGAATATTCAGAAAACCTCTGACGAAGCTGGCGGGGATCCATCCGGAACGAAAGATTCAAAAATTCAGACGCGGCTCTATTCAGAGTAATACGTTTCCTTATATACTAAAAGGCGAAAGAGATGAAGTAGTGTATTTCGCAGGATGTCACGCGCATTATTCAGACCCCAGGGGAGAGCTCAAGTCGACCGTAAGGCTGCTGGAAAAGCTCGGGGTGAAAGCCAGGATGCCCGATTGGCGCTGCTGCGGAGCCGCACGTTTGTCGCTCGGTCTTAGAGAAGCGGCAGTGGAGGATGCAAAACAAAACGTGGAATTGTTACTCCCTTATGTCAGAAGAGGGATGAAGATTATCACATCTTCCGGTTCGTGCGGGTTCGCCATGAAATTCGAGCTGCCCGAACTGGTAAGGAGCAAAGAAGCCGAGGAAGTCGCTTCGGCGGTTGTGGATTTATACGAGTACCTCGGGGAGCTCGACGCTTTGGACGCTTTTGACGGTGAATGGAGTCCCATCAATAAAAAAGTCGTGTATCATCAACCGTGTCAGCACAGGGCGCAGAATACCGGTTATGATATCTCACAGCTCCTCGGAAAAATCCCGGAGATGGAATTGATTCAGGTTGAAAAAGCCTGCTGCGGTATTGCGGGTACGTTCGGATATAAGGTCGAAAACTTCGATCTCTCGATGAAAATGGGCGAGCCTTTGTTCAGAGAGATACGGAAGAGTTCGGCTGATTATGTGTTAACGGGCACCGGCACCTGTCAGCTGCAAATCTCGCAGGGCACCGACCTGCCCTCGATTCATCCCGTGACAATACTGAACAGGTCTTTTTCTCCAAAGTTGAAAACATAG